The following are encoded together in the Gouania willdenowi chromosome 14, fGouWil2.1, whole genome shotgun sequence genome:
- the ddx52 gene encoding putative ATP-dependent RNA helicase DDX52 — MDAFELFRKLGAGAKFDLKRFGHDAARFKVGKSLAEPTLSDPLSEIDYFGKKTANGSQIHGGGDEDDDEEEEEEDKNGDECFVGKRKNIDQKELKIKKKKKKSSPLEAGSEQHKEWHGNSISWTSAGKKRNQNLQTDPDQSGQKRLKHLHQEKVNRIRSRHRINVHGCDIPDPLCTFDELQTEYGVKPRILHNLTEAGLSAPTPIQMQAIPLMMHSRELLACAPTGSGKTLAFCLPLLAHLQQPTNRGFRAVIISPTRELASQTYRELLRLSEGVGFRVHILDKATLAAKKYGPQSNRKYDVLVSTPNRLIYLLNQEPPAIDLSSVEWLVVDESDKLFEDGKTGFREQLATVFLACSGAKVRRAFFSATCTPDVEQWCRLNLDNLVSVNIGHRNTAVETVEQQLLFVGTENGKLVAMRDIIKKGFLPPMLVFVQSIDRARELFHELVYEGINVDVIHADRTQQQRDNVVNSFRSGKIWVLICTALLARGIDFKGVNLVLNYDFPTSAVEYIHRIGRTGRAGHQGKAITFFTENDKPLLRSIANVIKQAGCPVPDYMVGFKKIHSKAKRRLERKPPKRSTICTTPRFLMKKKPNLHKKGQKQTSGSELKNKSIQKQTEEQKSKRKGAKLKKNSGKKATKE; from the exons ATGGACGCCTTCGAGTTGTTTCGGAAACTCGGAGCTGGAGCTAAGTTTGACCTGAAGAGGTTCGGTCACGACGCTGCTCGTTTTAAG gTGGGGAAATCTCTGGCAGAGCCGACATTATCAGATCCCCTCTCTGAGATCGATTACTTTGGCAAAAAAACAGCCAATGGATCCCAGATCCATGGTGGTGgagatgaggatgatgatgaagaagaagaggaggaagataAGAATGGCGATGAATGTTTTGTTGGCAAAAGGAAAAACATAGATCAAAAAGAATTAAAgatcaaaaagaagaaaaagaaaagtagcCCATTGGAAG CTGGAAGCGAACAGCATAAAGAGTGGCACGGAAACAGCATCAGCTGGACGTCAGCTGGAAAGAAACGGAACCAGAACCTGCAGACGGACCCGGATCAGTCTGGACAGAAGAGGCTGAAGCATCTGCATCAGGAGAAG GTGAATCGTATTCGCTCTCGGCACCGTATAAACGTGCACGGTTGCGACATCCCTGATCCGTTGTGCACGTTTGATGAGCTTCAGACTGAGTATGGAGTCAAACCCAGAATCCTTCACAATCTGACTGAGGCCGGGCTGAGCGCCCCCACACCCATACAGATGCAGGCCATACCACTCATGATGCAC AGCCGGGAGCTGTTGGCCTGTGCACCCACAGGATCAGGAAAGACGTTGGCGTTCTGCCTCCCGCTGCTCGCACACTTACAGCAACCGACCAACCGTGGTTTCAGAGCTGTGATCATCTCCCCGACCAGAGAACTGGCTAgccag ACCTACAGAGAGTTGCTCCGCCTGTCAGAGGGCGTCGGCTTCAGAGTTCACATCCTCGACAAAGCCACGTTAGCAGCAAAGAAATACGGACCACAGTCGAACAGGAAGTATG ACGTACTGGTCAGCACTCCAAACAGACTCATTTACCTTCTCAACCAAGAGCCTCCAGCCATCGACCTCAGCAG CGTGGAGTGGCTGGTGGTGGATGAATCCGATAAGCTGTTTGAAGACGGGAAGACGGGTTTCAGGGAGCAGCTGGCCACCGTTTTTCTGGCCTGTTCCGGAGCCAAAGTGCGCAGGGCCTTCTTCAGCGCCACATGCACGCCTGACGTGGAGCAGTGGTGCCGCCTCAACCTCGACAACCTGGTTTCTGTCAACATCGGCCACAG GAACACGGCAGTGGAGACGGtggagcagcagctgctgtttGTAGGAACGGAGAATGGAAAACTGGTGGCCATGAGGGACATcatcaaaaag GGGTTTCTGCCTCCCATGCTGGTGTTTGTCCAGTCAATAGACAGAGCAAGAGAACTTTTCCACGAGTTGGTTTATGAAGGCATTAATGTGGACGTGATCCATGCAGATCGTACACAGCAgcag AGGGACAATGTGGTGAACAGTTTCCGCTCGGGCAAGATTTGGGTGTTGATTTGCACGGCTCTGCTCGCCAGAGGAATCGACTTTAAAGGAGTGAACCTGGTGCTAAACTACGACTTCCCCACCAGTGCCGTGGAGTACATTCACAGAATAG GTCGTACAGGCAGAGCAGGACATCAAGGGAAGGCGATCACCTTCTTTACGGAGAACGACAAACCACTGTTACGCAG CATCGCCAACGTTATAAAACAAGCAGGCTGTCCTGTCCCTGACTACATGGTTGGATTTAAGAAGATTCACAG cAAAGCCAAGCGGAGGCTGGAGAGGAAACCTCCCAAGAGAAGCACCATTTGTACAACTCCTCGTTTCCTGATGAAGAAAAAGCCCAACCTTCATAAAAAAGGGCAGAAGCAGACGTCAGGTTCAGAGctgaaaaacaaaagcatccaGAAACAGACAGAAGAGCAGAAGAGTAAACGGAAAGGAGCCAAACTCAAAAA GAACTCGGGGAAGAAGGCGACCAAGGAGTAA